A window of Lytechinus pictus isolate F3 Inbred chromosome 7, Lp3.0, whole genome shotgun sequence contains these coding sequences:
- the LOC129264480 gene encoding apoptosis-stimulating of p53 protein 1-like isoform X1 gives MASRQQQQIEMQQQMLVAKQQRLKFLKQQEVKHQQVAIENERLRRLRDKVEQQEMKLQKLRVMQGQADTAKVTNTNLSAELENLRSMFKEKEHELANAVAKVDQLTHQLENIRRGNTGSSLQSSAASQELERLRRELLHRNQKNDQQSRLVENQRKVLGQRKGDVILIDKRIEELTELLRQKRSMQNQQRQSPVPGGQRSAPSNNTNNNATTRSLPNGNVGQMRPDGPQDYDRSSPQSDSSGQYPGQRPPLAPRPNRLYNGTNGSDGNRQRPVVPGNKPVPAPKPSIVNHPGGFKPRTGSSVPITGPQGTPLVPSQTHLDAGQRKPEGNVDASGSETSSLTENSSLDSVPSSTSYSHLRQSGNLASNNRPGAGSPNQGVGNRWPGPNRPGSPSQDNKDLRVQVQRNLPLSQNDPRGNYLFNRPAGDRSPMYSPSGQPSSSSWDTTDLDSTQLPPPAQQGVMRHPPSPTGKKGPPPPPRNENTRLTNYGNVTPSSSAPSSPFQGPSKSVYGQANSSHGPDSTLPPTSESTDSTRPHHQRSPATVGMYAPPPNAHDRNYNRPSFEQGYHNPPYYPGRSMNFHTSDLFPISDMQGLPEESEDAPISPNRPASPVKFPTLTLQRYMDPKRIHNMPRPLKKRLSYTESKDENFSFLNAELRNKLPFYQQDPSLPQAKPEGFHVPNQPQHFKQQPPAPGGPGSITLAPIASGESDKSSDTTLPEDTKTEPKPSGDADKKTDNQNSKYRNDAIMSHQQYSKALSQVGRSPIIEQTKKQVKGIKGILKNPKSKSKGIRVRFDPLALLLDASLEGEFSLVRRIIPEVSNPSGANDEGITALHNAICANHYEIVNFLIQYGVDVNSPDSDGWTPLHCAASCNNIIMVRNLVEHGACLYATTISDRETPAQKCEEEEEGFQGCSDYLFGKQNKMGVDPNVAVCAVYSYLAEKDDEVSFRDGDEVFVLKKGDDKEEEWWWARVNDKEGYIPRNLLASYPRVKPLYR, from the exons CAGCTGAACTTGAGAACCTGCGATCGATGTTCAAGGAGAAAGAGCATGAGCTTGCCAATGCGGTGGCCAAGGTGGACCAACTTACACATCAGCTGGAGAACATCAGGAGAGGAAACACAGGAAGCTCACTGCAGTCTTCAGCAGCCTCTCAGGAACTTGAGAGACTCCGGAGAGAGCTCTTA CATCGCAATCAGAAGAATGATCAACAGAGTAGGTTGGTAGAAAATCAGAGGAAGGTCCTCGGCCAGAGAAAGGGTGATGTGATCCTTATCGACAAGAGAATTGAAGAACTGACCGAGCTTCTCCGACAGAAAAGATCAATGCAGAACCAGCAGCGACAGTCCCCTGTTCCAGGCGGACAGAGATCAGCCCCGTCTAACAATACCAACAACAATGCAACAACCAGGAGTTTACCCAATGGCAATGTAGGTCAGATGCGACCAGATGGACCTCAGGACTATGACAGGAGCAGCCCCCAGTCGGACAGTAGTGGTCAGTATCCCGGTCAGAGGCCACCGCTGGCACCTCGTCCAAACCGCCTTTACAATGGAACCAACGGTAGTGATGGTAATCGACAGAGGCCTGTGGTGCCGGGCAACAAACCAGTTCCTGCTCCAAAGCCATCCATTGTTAATCACCCAGGAGGGTTCAAACCTCGCACAGGATCATCAGTGCCGATCACAGGACCTCAAGGAACTCCTCTGGTTCCTTCACAGACGCACCTAGATGCTGGGCAGAGGAAGCCTGAGGGAAACGTTGATGCTAGTGGGAGTGAGACTTCCTCTTTGACAGAGAACTCTAGTCTGGACAGTGTACCCAGCTCTACTAGCTATTCCCACCTGAGACAGAGTGGAAACCTTGCATCAAACAACAGGCCAGGTGCAGGATCTCCTAACCAAGGTGTTGGCAACCGTTGGCCAGGGCCAAACAGGCCAGGTTCTCCAAGTCAAGATAATAAAGATCTCCGGGTGCAAGTCCAGAGAAATCTTCCACTCTCCCAGAATGATCCTCGAGGAAATTACCTTTTTAACCGTCCTGCTGGCGACAGGTCTCCTATGTATAGTCCAAGTGGTCAACCCTCTTCTTCATCATGGGACACCACTGACCTTGATTCTACACAACTGCCACCTCCGGCTCAGCAAGGTGTCATGAGGCACCCTCCATCTCCGACGGGAAAGAAAGGCCCACCTCCACCTCCAAGAAATGAAAATACCAGGTTAACAAACTATGGTAATGTTACCCCATCCTCTAGTGCTCCGAGTTCCCCTTTCCAAGGTCCAAGCAAGTCAGTTTATGGCCAGGCTAACTCTTCTCATGGTCCAGATTCCACTCTTCCTCCCACTAGTGAAAGCACGGATTCCACCCGGCCTCATCACCAACGATCACCGGCCACCGTTGGCATGTATGCCCCTCCACCCAATGCCCATGATCGCAACTACAACAGGCCAAGCTTTGAGCAAGGTTACCACAACCCACCCTATTACCCAGGACGATCAATGAACTTCCACACCTCTGATCTCTTCCCAATCAGCGACATGCAGGGGTTGCCAGAGGAGTCTGAAGATGCACCTATCTCTCCCAACAGACCTGCAAGCCCTGTCAAGTTCCCAACACTCACCCTGCAGCGGTATATGGACCCCAAGAGGATTCACAACATGCCACGTCCCCTGAAGAAGCGTCTCTCCTACACTGAGAGCAAGGATGAGAACTTCTCTTTCCTGAATGCCGAGCTTCGCAACAAGCTTCCTTTCTACCAGCAGGACCCAAGTCTACCCCAAGCCAAGCCTGAAGGATTCCATGTTCCAAATCAGCCACAGCACTTCAAGCAGCAACCACCTGCCCCAGGAGGACCTGGATCCATCACCTTGGCTCCCATAGCTTCAGGTGAATCTGACAAATCCTCAGACACAACCCTTCCTGAGGACACCAAGACTGAACCCAAACCCTCTGGTGATGCCGACAAGAAAACCGATAATCAGAACAGCAAGTACCGAAACGATGCCATCATGAGCCACCAGCAGTATAGCAAGGCTCTGTCTCAAGTTGGTCGGTCACCGATCATCGAACAAACCAAGAAACAAGTGAAGGGCATCAAAGGTATCCTGAAGAATCCGAAGAGCAAGAGCAAGGGTATCAGGGTTCGCTTTGATCCCTTAGCACTCCTCCTGGATGCATCTCTGGAGGGCGAGTTCAGCCTTGTCAGACGAATCATTCCAGAG GTGTCGAACCCCAGTGGTGCCAATGATGAAGGTATCACTGCACTCCACAATGCTATCTGTGCTAACCATTATGAGATTGTCAACTTCCTGATCCAGTATGGTGTGGATGTCAATTCTCCTGACAGCGATGGATG GACTCCACTGCATTGTGCTGCCTCTTGCAATAACATCATCATGGTGCGCAACCTGGTAGAACATGGAGCGTGCCTCTATGCTACCACCATCAGTGACAGGGAGACACCGGCCCAGAAGTgcgaggaggaggaagagggatTCCAAGGGTGCTCGGATTATCTCTTTG GAAAGCAAAATAAGATGGGCGTCGACCCCAACGTGGCAGTCTGCGCCGTCTACTCCTACTTGGCTGAGAAGGATGATGAAGTGAGCTTCCGTGATGGAGACGAGGTGTTCGTCTTGAAGAAGGGCGATGATAAGGAAGAGGAGTGGTGGTGGGCCAGGGTGAACGACAAGGAAGGCTACATTCCACGCAACCTCTTGGCG TCTTATCCTCGAGTGAAGCCTCT
- the LOC129264480 gene encoding apoptosis-stimulating of p53 protein 1-like isoform X2 → MASRQQQQIEMQQQMLVAKQQRLKFLKQQEVKHQQVAIENERLRRLRDKVEQQEMKLQKLRVMQGQADTAKVTNTNLSELENLRSMFKEKEHELANAVAKVDQLTHQLENIRRGNTGSSLQSSAASQELERLRRELLHRNQKNDQQSRLVENQRKVLGQRKGDVILIDKRIEELTELLRQKRSMQNQQRQSPVPGGQRSAPSNNTNNNATTRSLPNGNVGQMRPDGPQDYDRSSPQSDSSGQYPGQRPPLAPRPNRLYNGTNGSDGNRQRPVVPGNKPVPAPKPSIVNHPGGFKPRTGSSVPITGPQGTPLVPSQTHLDAGQRKPEGNVDASGSETSSLTENSSLDSVPSSTSYSHLRQSGNLASNNRPGAGSPNQGVGNRWPGPNRPGSPSQDNKDLRVQVQRNLPLSQNDPRGNYLFNRPAGDRSPMYSPSGQPSSSSWDTTDLDSTQLPPPAQQGVMRHPPSPTGKKGPPPPPRNENTRLTNYGNVTPSSSAPSSPFQGPSKSVYGQANSSHGPDSTLPPTSESTDSTRPHHQRSPATVGMYAPPPNAHDRNYNRPSFEQGYHNPPYYPGRSMNFHTSDLFPISDMQGLPEESEDAPISPNRPASPVKFPTLTLQRYMDPKRIHNMPRPLKKRLSYTESKDENFSFLNAELRNKLPFYQQDPSLPQAKPEGFHVPNQPQHFKQQPPAPGGPGSITLAPIASGESDKSSDTTLPEDTKTEPKPSGDADKKTDNQNSKYRNDAIMSHQQYSKALSQVGRSPIIEQTKKQVKGIKGILKNPKSKSKGIRVRFDPLALLLDASLEGEFSLVRRIIPEVSNPSGANDEGITALHNAICANHYEIVNFLIQYGVDVNSPDSDGWTPLHCAASCNNIIMVRNLVEHGACLYATTISDRETPAQKCEEEEEGFQGCSDYLFGKQNKMGVDPNVAVCAVYSYLAEKDDEVSFRDGDEVFVLKKGDDKEEEWWWARVNDKEGYIPRNLLASYPRVKPLYR, encoded by the exons CTGAACTTGAGAACCTGCGATCGATGTTCAAGGAGAAAGAGCATGAGCTTGCCAATGCGGTGGCCAAGGTGGACCAACTTACACATCAGCTGGAGAACATCAGGAGAGGAAACACAGGAAGCTCACTGCAGTCTTCAGCAGCCTCTCAGGAACTTGAGAGACTCCGGAGAGAGCTCTTA CATCGCAATCAGAAGAATGATCAACAGAGTAGGTTGGTAGAAAATCAGAGGAAGGTCCTCGGCCAGAGAAAGGGTGATGTGATCCTTATCGACAAGAGAATTGAAGAACTGACCGAGCTTCTCCGACAGAAAAGATCAATGCAGAACCAGCAGCGACAGTCCCCTGTTCCAGGCGGACAGAGATCAGCCCCGTCTAACAATACCAACAACAATGCAACAACCAGGAGTTTACCCAATGGCAATGTAGGTCAGATGCGACCAGATGGACCTCAGGACTATGACAGGAGCAGCCCCCAGTCGGACAGTAGTGGTCAGTATCCCGGTCAGAGGCCACCGCTGGCACCTCGTCCAAACCGCCTTTACAATGGAACCAACGGTAGTGATGGTAATCGACAGAGGCCTGTGGTGCCGGGCAACAAACCAGTTCCTGCTCCAAAGCCATCCATTGTTAATCACCCAGGAGGGTTCAAACCTCGCACAGGATCATCAGTGCCGATCACAGGACCTCAAGGAACTCCTCTGGTTCCTTCACAGACGCACCTAGATGCTGGGCAGAGGAAGCCTGAGGGAAACGTTGATGCTAGTGGGAGTGAGACTTCCTCTTTGACAGAGAACTCTAGTCTGGACAGTGTACCCAGCTCTACTAGCTATTCCCACCTGAGACAGAGTGGAAACCTTGCATCAAACAACAGGCCAGGTGCAGGATCTCCTAACCAAGGTGTTGGCAACCGTTGGCCAGGGCCAAACAGGCCAGGTTCTCCAAGTCAAGATAATAAAGATCTCCGGGTGCAAGTCCAGAGAAATCTTCCACTCTCCCAGAATGATCCTCGAGGAAATTACCTTTTTAACCGTCCTGCTGGCGACAGGTCTCCTATGTATAGTCCAAGTGGTCAACCCTCTTCTTCATCATGGGACACCACTGACCTTGATTCTACACAACTGCCACCTCCGGCTCAGCAAGGTGTCATGAGGCACCCTCCATCTCCGACGGGAAAGAAAGGCCCACCTCCACCTCCAAGAAATGAAAATACCAGGTTAACAAACTATGGTAATGTTACCCCATCCTCTAGTGCTCCGAGTTCCCCTTTCCAAGGTCCAAGCAAGTCAGTTTATGGCCAGGCTAACTCTTCTCATGGTCCAGATTCCACTCTTCCTCCCACTAGTGAAAGCACGGATTCCACCCGGCCTCATCACCAACGATCACCGGCCACCGTTGGCATGTATGCCCCTCCACCCAATGCCCATGATCGCAACTACAACAGGCCAAGCTTTGAGCAAGGTTACCACAACCCACCCTATTACCCAGGACGATCAATGAACTTCCACACCTCTGATCTCTTCCCAATCAGCGACATGCAGGGGTTGCCAGAGGAGTCTGAAGATGCACCTATCTCTCCCAACAGACCTGCAAGCCCTGTCAAGTTCCCAACACTCACCCTGCAGCGGTATATGGACCCCAAGAGGATTCACAACATGCCACGTCCCCTGAAGAAGCGTCTCTCCTACACTGAGAGCAAGGATGAGAACTTCTCTTTCCTGAATGCCGAGCTTCGCAACAAGCTTCCTTTCTACCAGCAGGACCCAAGTCTACCCCAAGCCAAGCCTGAAGGATTCCATGTTCCAAATCAGCCACAGCACTTCAAGCAGCAACCACCTGCCCCAGGAGGACCTGGATCCATCACCTTGGCTCCCATAGCTTCAGGTGAATCTGACAAATCCTCAGACACAACCCTTCCTGAGGACACCAAGACTGAACCCAAACCCTCTGGTGATGCCGACAAGAAAACCGATAATCAGAACAGCAAGTACCGAAACGATGCCATCATGAGCCACCAGCAGTATAGCAAGGCTCTGTCTCAAGTTGGTCGGTCACCGATCATCGAACAAACCAAGAAACAAGTGAAGGGCATCAAAGGTATCCTGAAGAATCCGAAGAGCAAGAGCAAGGGTATCAGGGTTCGCTTTGATCCCTTAGCACTCCTCCTGGATGCATCTCTGGAGGGCGAGTTCAGCCTTGTCAGACGAATCATTCCAGAG GTGTCGAACCCCAGTGGTGCCAATGATGAAGGTATCACTGCACTCCACAATGCTATCTGTGCTAACCATTATGAGATTGTCAACTTCCTGATCCAGTATGGTGTGGATGTCAATTCTCCTGACAGCGATGGATG GACTCCACTGCATTGTGCTGCCTCTTGCAATAACATCATCATGGTGCGCAACCTGGTAGAACATGGAGCGTGCCTCTATGCTACCACCATCAGTGACAGGGAGACACCGGCCCAGAAGTgcgaggaggaggaagagggatTCCAAGGGTGCTCGGATTATCTCTTTG GAAAGCAAAATAAGATGGGCGTCGACCCCAACGTGGCAGTCTGCGCCGTCTACTCCTACTTGGCTGAGAAGGATGATGAAGTGAGCTTCCGTGATGGAGACGAGGTGTTCGTCTTGAAGAAGGGCGATGATAAGGAAGAGGAGTGGTGGTGGGCCAGGGTGAACGACAAGGAAGGCTACATTCCACGCAACCTCTTGGCG TCTTATCCTCGAGTGAAGCCTCT